A window of the Chaetodon trifascialis isolate fChaTrf1 chromosome 9, fChaTrf1.hap1, whole genome shotgun sequence genome harbors these coding sequences:
- the ulk2 gene encoding serine/threonine-protein kinase ULK2, giving the protein METVGDFEYSRKDLVGHGAFAVVFKGRHRKKTDWEVAIKSINKKNLSKSQILLGKEIKILKELQHENIVALYDVQETPNSVFLVMEYCNGGDLADYLQAKGTLREDTLRVFLQQIAAAMRILNSKGIIHRDLKPQNILLSYVGRKKSNISGIRIKIADFGFARYLQSNMMAATLCGSPMYMAPEVIMSQNYDAKADLWSIGTVIYQCLVGKPPFQANSPQDLRMFYEKNKNLQPIIPRETSPQLSGLLLGLLQRNQKDRMDFDTFFSHPFLEPSSTIKKSCPVPVPSTSNAVTDSSCGSSPCIRYNSPPSLPDMQTLAEDGLSSPPLGPPNFLQLSKESAGSTSSKNSSCDTDDFVLVPHISTDSYDQPMGVGRRPSSEFLMCGGQPQPTSGQLPMVSPRAETTPIPVPTQIRNYQRIKQNLSSSPTTTLYSSPRSGTVRRSNTSPMGFPKVGSGSPSSADVPQTVGRRLSTGSSRPYSPSPLVGTIPEQLGHCCCHLQSHEPRSRSSSGGSPVPSSQLLGARLQSAPTLTEVYQTRQKLHKQLSDPVQPSSSSCSHSPQLGRPANLGSSPTKLLGSSPRTSDWLQKSPLPTIIGSPTKTISAPFKIPKTQASCNLMALADSPVPTKTLADARDICVHHYSPYLTGRPAAPEASRTFGRSVSTGRLAEQPIRITLGGQAYQGSTDSLNTERPMDTAPAGPTGLAQGGSASPRTVLFTVGSPPNSSTPPTCSHLGTRPRTTSVGSNSSAGSLCSTSGRVYVGSPPAMAMGSSPPGGFVGGQIVPHPEGAPSSLRYVPYGTSPPSLEGFITFEAPELPEETLMEREHTDTLMHLRMMLSFTDCVLEMAAVRAGGTELGVSAASLYPPQDSVVVDQISQLSKEWGQVEQLVLYMKAAQLLASSLHLAKAQIKSAKLNPSTAVKQVVKNLNERYKSCISLCRQLTDKLNHFFSDKQRFVDEINSVTAEKLIYNHAVEMVQSAALDEMFKQTEDIAYRYSKAAMLLDGLSKILQDPTDIENVVKYKASVDRRISALCYCTVTLYE; this is encoded by the exons GAAACACCCAACTCTGTTTTCCTGGTCATGGAG TACTGTAACGGAGGTGATCTTGCCGACTATCTGCAAG CTAAGGGGACGCTGAGGGAAGACACACTGAGAGTTTTCCTCCAGCAAATTGCTGCAGCCATGCGCATCCTCAACAGCAAAGGAATCATCCACCGTGACCTGAAACCCCAGAACATCCTGCTGTCGTATGTGGGTCGCAAGAAGTCCAACATCAGTGGCATCCGCATCAAAATAG CTGACTTTGGCTTTGCACGGTACCTCCAGAGCAACATGATGGCAGCCACACTGTGTGGGTCACCTATGTACATG GCCCCAGAGGTCATCATGTCCCAGAACTATGATGCCAAGGCTGACCTGTGGAGCATAGGGACAGTCATCTACCAGTGTCTGGTTGGCAAGCCACCATTCCAG GCCAATAGTCCCCAAGACCTGAGGATGTTCTATGAGAAGAACAAGAATCTACAACCTAT CATCCCAAGGGAGACATCCCCACAACTTAGCGGTCTTCTGCTTGGCCTGCTGCAGAGGAATCAGAAAGACAGGATGGACTTTG acacatttttcagCCATCCTTTCCTGGAGCCGTCATCCACCATTAAAAAAT CGTGTCCAGTGCCGGTCCCCAGCACCTCCAATGCAGTGACGGACAGTTCCTGTGGCAGCTCCCCATGCATCCGCTACAACTCCCCTCCT tCTCTCCCGGACATGCAGACACTAGCAGAAGATGGCCTGTCATCCCCTCCACTCGGTCCGCCCaacttcctgcagctgtccaAAGAGTCCGCAGGGAGCACCAGCAGTAAGAACTCGTCCTGTGATACTGACGACTTTGTCCTGGTACCTCACATCTCTACTGACAGCT ATGACCAACCAATGGGAGTGGGCCGCCGGCCGTCCAGTGAGTTCCTCATGTGTGGAGG GCAGCCGCAGCCCACTTCAGGACAGCTTCCCATGGTGTCCCCACGGGCTGAGACCACCCCAATCCCTGTTCCCACCCAGATCCGAAACTACCAGCGCATCAAGCAGAACCTGTCCAGCAGCCCGACGACCACGCTGTACAGCTCCCCCAG GTCTGGCACAGTGAGGCGCTCCAACACCAGTCCGATGGGGTTTCCCAAGGTGGGCTCGGGGTCCCCCAGCTCTGCAGACGTCCCTCAGACAGTAGGCAGGCGTCTCTCCACTGGCAGCTCCCGGCCCTACTCCCCCTCACCTCTTG tgggCACCATCCCTGAGCAGCTtggtcactgctgctgtcacctgcaGAGCCACGAACCTCGCAGCCGCAGCTCCTCGGGAG GTTCCCCTGTCCCATCTTCTCAGCTCCTGGGAGCTCGGCTGCAGAGTGCCCCCACACTAACAGAGGTCTACCAGACCAGGCAGAAACTTCACAAGCAGTTATCAGACCCTGTTcagccttcctcctcttcctgtagCCACTCCCCTCAGCTCGGCCGACCGGCCAACCTCGGCTCCTCCCCAACCAAGCTCCTTGGCTCATCCCCGCGCACATCCGACTGGCTGCAGAAGTCCCCGCTGCCCACCATCATTGGCTCCCCAACTAAG accATTTCAGCACCATTCAAGATCCCCAAAACGCAGGCATCCTGTAACTTGATGGCACTGGCTGATAGCCCCGTGCCCACCAAGACATTGGCAGATGCCCGGGATATCTGTGTTCACCACTACAGCCCGTACCTCACGGGACGCCCAGCTGCCCCTGAGGCCAGCAGGACTTTTGGCAG ATCGGTTAGCACGGGTCGTCTGGctgagcagccaatcagaatcactCTGGGTGGACAGGCCTATCAGGGCAGCACTGACAGCTTGAACACAGAGCGACCCATGGACACAG CCCCTGCAGGTCCCACCGGGCTGGCTCAGGGGGGCTCAGCGAGTCCCCGTACTGTCCTTTTCACTGTGGGTTCACCGCCCAACAGCAGCACTCCTCCTACCTGCAGCCACCTGGGCACACGACCACGCACCACCTCAG TGGGCTCCAACAGTTCGGCCGGCTCTCTATGCTCCACTAGTGGTCGGGTCTATGTTGGATCTCCTCCAGCCATGGCCATGGGCTCCTCCCCTCCAGGAGGCTTTGTGGGTGGGCAGATTGTCCCCCACCCTGAGGGGGCACCCAGCAGCCTGCGCTACGTCCCCTATGGGACCTCCCCTCCCAGCTTGGAGGGATTTATCACATTTGAAGCCCCTGAACTGCCGGAGGAGACCCTCATGGAG CGTGAGCATACAGACACCCTAATGCACCTACGGATGATGCTTTCATTCACCGACTGTGTCCTGGAGATGGCGGCAGTTCGAGCTGGAGGGACGGAGCTTGGTGTGTCTGCGGCCTCCCTCTACCCTCCCCAGGACAGTGTGGTTGTGGACCAGATCAGCCAGCTCAGCAAAGAGTGGGG GCAGGTGGAGCAGTTGGTACTCTACATGAAGGCAGCTCAGCTCCTGgcttcctccctccacctggCCAAGGCTCAGATTAAATCAGCCAAACTCAATCCTTCCACTGCTGTCAAACAGG TGGTGAAGAATCTGAACGAGCGTTACAAAAGCTGCATCTCCCTCTGCCGGCAGCTGACTGACAAACTCAACCACTTCTTCTCTGATAAGCAGCGCTTTGTGGACGAAATCAACAGCGTCACAGCAGAGAAGCTCATCTACAATCATGCTGTGGAGATG GTTCAGTCAGCAGCTCTGGATGAGATGTTCAAGCAGACAGAAGACATAGCGTACCGCTACAGCAAGGCCGCCATGCTGCTGGACGGCCTGTCCAAGATCCTGCAGGACCCCACTGACATTGAGAACGTTGTCAAGT ACAAGGCCAGTGTGGACCGCAGGATCTCAGCCCTCTGCTACTGCACTGTCACGCTGTATGAGTAG
- the LOC139336761 gene encoding aldehyde dehydrogenase family 3 member A2-like, producing the protein MSREQLAVQRARKSFQTGKSKPLEYRIHQLKSLLRFISERRGDIADAVKADLGKSEHGTELFETLGLEGEIILAIEKLAEWAAPRPVEKNLLTISDEVYVQPEPLGVVLIIGAWNYPWAVTLQPLVGAIAAGNAAVIKPSEVSSHSAKVMEELLPQYLDRDLYPVVTGGVSETQELLKQRFDHIFYTGSSTVGKLVMEAAARHLTPVTLELGGKSPCYIDKNCDITVACRRITWGKFVNCGQTCIAPDYILCEPAIQSQVVEEINKCIKEFYTDNPKTFEDYGRIINQRHFKRVMSLMEGSTVAIGGDSDESQCYIAPTVLKDVMRESKVMKEEIFGPLLPIITVSGVDEAIQFINDREKPLVIYVFSHDNKLIKRVIAETSSGALLANDCLVHFTVTALPFGGVGNSGMGCYHGRHSFDQLSHLRSCLIKQLKMEGVNSMRYPPHTAKKLGWARLFLLKQIDVRRLRRMALLTMLVGLAAFVVQRFLR; encoded by the exons ATGTCTCGAGAGCAGCTGGCTGTACAACGGGCCAGGAAGTCCTTCCAGACCGGGAAAAGCAAGCCTCTGGAGTACAGGATCCACCAGCTGAAGAGCCTGCTGCGCTTCATCTCAGAGAGAAGGGGGGACATCGCAGATGCTGTCAAAGCAGACCTGGGCAAG AGTGAACATGGGACCGAGCTCTTTGAGACACTGGGACTGGAGGGAGAGATCATCTTGGCTATAGAGAAGCTGGCAGAGTGGGCGGCTCCACGGCCGGTGGAGAAGAACCTCCTCACCATATCAGATGAGGTTTATGTGCAGCCGGAGCCTCTGGGAGTGGTGCTCATCATCGGGGCCTGGAACTACCCCTGGGCTGTCACCCTCCAGCCGCTGGTTGGAGCCATTGCTGCTG gaaatgcagcagtgataaAGCCATCTGAGGTTAGCTCTCACTCTGCCAAGGTCATGGAGGAACTTCTCCCTCAGTATCTAGACAGA GATCTGTACCCAGTGGTGACGGGTGGCGTGTCAGAGAcccaggagctgctgaagcaaAGATTTGATCACATCTTCtacacaggcagcagcacagtgggTAAACTGGTGATGGAGGCTGCAGCTCGCCACCTCACCCCAGTGACCCTGGAGCTGGGCGGGAAGAGCCCCTGCTACATCGACAAGAACTGTGACATCACCGTAGCGTGTCG TCGCATTACATGGGGAAAGTTTGTCAACTGTGGCCAGACATGCATCGCTCCTGACTATATCCTGTGTGAACCCGCCATCCAGAGCCAAGTCGTAGAAGAGATCAACAAGTGCATTAAG GAGTTTTACACAGACAATCCAAAAACCTTTGAGGACTACGGACGCATTATTAACCAGCGGCATTTTAAAAGGGTCATGTCTCTCATGGAGGGCAGCACAGTTGCTATTGGTGGAGACAGTGACGAATCCCAGTGCTACATAG CCCCCACTGTGCTGAAGGATGTGATGAGGGAATCCAAAGTGATGAAGGAGGAGATCTTTGGGCCATTGCTGCCCATCATCACAGTGAGCGGTGTGGATGAGGCCATCCAGTTTATTAATGACAGAGAAAAACCTCTGGTCATATATGTCTTCTCTCATGACAACAAG CTGATCAAAAGAGTGATAGCTGAGACGTCCAGTGGAGCTCTGCTGGCTAATGACTGTCTGGTACACTTTACTGTCACCGCTCTGCCCTTTGGAGGAGTTG GTAACAGTGGTATGGGCTGTTACCACGGCCGACACAGCTTTGACCAGCTCAGCCACCTGCGCAGCTGTCTGATCAAGCAGCTGAAGATGGAGGGAGTCAACAGCATGCGTTACCCCCCTCACACCGCCAAGAAGCTGGGCTGGGCTCGACTCTTTCTGCTCAAGCAGATCGATGTTCGCAGGCTGCGGCGCATGGCATTGCTGACCATGTTGGTTGGCTTGGCAGCATTTGTGGTGCAG